ATTCAGGATCAACGGCGAAACCAAAGAGCTAGGCCCGGGACAAATGTGCTATGCCCTCGCGGACGAGCCTCATTCGGTGCGAGTTCTTGGGGATGAACCGGTGTATATGTATCTCTCAGTGACACCTCATATCCAACCGACTCACACCCAGTATGCTGACGATGGGGAACGTCTCCCGCCCCAGTTCAGACCGTCCAGCGACTATGACACGGAGACAGATTCTACCACGCCGATTGACGCGCTTATTGACCATCATGTTGGTACAGCGCGATCGGTGGCGGACATGGCGCAGAACAGCGCCCAGATCCAAGAGCAGATGGCGGCTGCCCTCAAACAGGCGTTATCATCGGGGGACGAGAAAGCTGCTGCTGAGATACGAGATGTCATGTGGGAACCTCTGTTAGAGACTTTCAAAAAGGTCAATGAAATGGCCGCAGAATGGAACACACTTACCCCACGAGCAGGAACACTTCGCACTTATCGTTGAAGTGTGTCGCCTGAAAAATGGAGGGAAACAGTATGTCAACAGTACGAATTGGCGTTGTTGGATGCGGTGCAATCGCTCAAGTCCAACATCTTCCCAACTTGCTTGAACTTGACGATGAATTTGAAGTGCCTATCGTCTGCGACGTGTCACCGGGACAGGCAGAATATGTGGCTCGCAGGTTCAAAGTTCCCCAGTATGTCACCGATATTCGCGATATGCTAGCGGCAGACATCGACGCGGTACTGCTCTGCCATACGGATCCCAAGACTGAGGCAGCGGTACAAGCCTTTGAGGCGGGAAAGCATGTTTTCATCGAAAAGCCCATCTGTACCTCCTTGCAGGAGGCCGATGCGATGATCGATGCAATGCGAAAATCGGGGAAGGTTGGCCAAGCGGGATACATGAAGGTATACGAACCAGCCTTTGAGATGGCGAAACGCGAAGTTGATACGATGGACGATATTAAATTTGTGCAGACCAATCATCTGCATCCGAGCAATGAGCTCCACCTGAGCCATTTCAAGGTCAAGCGGTTCAATGATCTGCCGCCCGCTGCCATGATGGAACGGCAGGAAGCATCTAGAGCCGCACGGCGCGAAGCGTTTGGGAATCTCTTTGAGAAGGCTGAATCTTGCGGCATCGCCTACGGTCTCATCCACGACCTTTACAGCCTACGAACTATGCTAGGTGTACCGAGCGCCGTCATCAGCACAGAAATTTGGAACGACCGCCGAGCTATAACAACTATCTTGGAATATCCCAACGGAGCGCGTTGCGTCGTCAGCCGAGTAGATCTCAACAAGTTGTGGGATTTCAAGCAGACCCTTGAGATCTACAGCGAAGCCAAGCGGGTCATCCTCTCGTACCCAACCGGCTTTTCGCGTCGGGTGCTTACAAAGTTGGTCGTGCAGGGTATTGACGAGGAAGGTAACAGTTTCTACAAGGAACCAGCAATTCCGTGGGACAGCGGGTTTACCCGCGAGCTGCTCCACCTCCGCGAGTGTATCACCCAAAGCACCCCTTCGCGCTCTTCACTCGTAGATGCGCGGGACGATATTGCGCTCATCATCGACATCACCAAAGCGTATATTACCCGGTCGCCCGTCTATCGATAAGGAGGATAAACGATGGATGCGAGCCTTTGGAATATCGGTATCAAGGTGGAGGATCTGGATGCGGAGATCGGCTTTTTTGAGGAATTGGGCGCCAAACTGTTAAGTCGTGGCTCACGCATTAGGGAAGATGGAGCACATCCCCATGCGTTGCTGGAGTTCGGTGGAACCCGCCTCTTTCTGACCCCGAAACCGGTCTTTCAGGAGGCGCTCAACCATCCGCTCATGCCCGGACTGACTCACGCGGTGTTTGAGGTCGATGACTTGGACGAGGCATACCAACGACTTATCGCGTTAGGCACGGAAGTGCTCCTAGAACCGGTGGAGATTAGCACCGATTTTGGGTCACGCCGAATCTCTTTTTACAGATCGCCCAACGGTCTTGTCTTTGAGGTGATGCAGATTATAGAATCGAAGGTGTAGTTTATTCGTCACCTTTGAAGCGAAAGGAAAACGAACTATGCAAGTCAATCCACAACAGCTGCTTGACGATGGCTATATCATTCTGCGCGAGGTCATTCCGCCGGGGCAGCTAGAAGAACTGCGCGACTGTTTCGAAACGCTAGTTGAGCGGCAGAAGGTCATCTGGACGGAGGAACGCCAACCTGACGATCCACCGGGAGGCTATTGGGAAACCGCAGCGCAACCGCGTGTATTCTTCGATGGTGTCGCTGACGAGACAACCGCTAAAGCGGTGGAGTTTTGCTTGCACGAAAATACTTTGGGCGTCAGCCGCCAACTGATGCAGGCACCGGAGGCTTCCCCAACACTGATGGCTCTGATGTGCAGCCCGGTGCGAGATCATGGACCTGCCAACTGGCATCGCGATATTGATCCCGTTACACAGGCACCTCTACGGGGTATGCAGATGGATGTGATTGACAATGCACCGGCTTACGTCCAATGGAACATCCCCCTCTATGATGACAGCGTATTTTGGGTCGTGCCGAAAAGTCACAAACGCCCTAACACAGAAACGGAAAATGACCACTTGGCGACAAAGGGACGGGAGCCAATACCGGGTGGGATGCCGGTGGAACTTAACGCCGGTGACGGTATCGTCTATATCCACATGATGCTGCACTGGGGAAGTAACTACAGCCCAAAGTTACGGCGGACGGTGCATCTTGGTTATCGCTCTTTCGGCGGTCCTATTTATCCCTTGGTCAACCACTTCTACTGGCATCCGGATTTCACGACGCGCATGCCGCAAGAGACACGAGAACGGTTTAAGCATTTCTATCAACTACACGAACAACAGTGTGATGTGATTGAATCCACTTTCCGCGCCATCCTCGCTAAAGATGCGGAGGCATTCCGCAATGGACTTGTGACACTTCATCCCGGCGAAGCATGGCGGATGGTATGTGTGGTCTATCTATCCAAATTGGTGGAAAAAACGCACACATTGAAACAGTCGAATGTCGCTAACCTACCGTTTGAGGAGCGTGTGGCTGCCATCTCGGAGCACCAGCTCAATTTCTATCTGTTCGAGGACTTTTCTCGCCGCTTCTCGGCAGAGGAGGCTGACCTACTTTGGAATCGGTTTCGGACGCTTTATGATAAAATGCAGGAGGAGATAGACCGGTCTGTTCCTAACTTGGAGTCTCGACAGGACCGGTTATTGCTGACTGACATGCCCGCTGATTTCGATGTGGAGGACTTTATCAATAGTTGGTAGGTTCTGTTGACATTTAACAAATGGAACGGAGAGCTCCGTTCCCTACGAAATATACGCGCTTCTACGTTCCGCTTCGTAGTGAACAACGATCGTTGTTCACTACCACCCATTGTATTTTTTTCTACGTATATCGTCCTGCTGGCTATGGGGCGGGCAAGATGCCCGACCTACGGAGAGAGGATATTGTTGGGTTTCACGGTTCCCCGTTCAACCCAACTACGTGATGTTGGATGCAAACAGAACCTAGTTAATTTGCTGATTGACCCAATTGCTCAATTGCCCATTCGCACCGTTCAATCCAATCTTCTGCACGGTGAATGAGTCCAAGGGGTAGAGTGTTATCAACAGCGAGCTGGTTAAACTGCTCAATAGCATGCTCATATTGTCCGAGCCGATACAAGTTCACGCCAATAAGCCTTATATTTTCGACCGCTAATTTTTGGTGTGGCAGCCCTAAATCAGCAGCCTTCAACAGATATTGGTTTGATGCAGCATACTCCCGATCAAAATAGAGTTGTCGTCCAATGAGATAATGACCCAGCCCCCACTCCGGCAACGCATTAATCACTTCGTGGAGCAGTGTCATCTTGAGTCGGTTTGACGGTTGACCGACAAGCACCTGCCTGATTTTATCCTCCACATCAGGCGAGTCAAGGGCAAGTGTTGCGAGCTTGGCTTGTGCCTCTCGATCAAGGGCATCAGAGGTGTGAAGTGCAAAGACCTCCTGATATTGCGAAAGGGCATTCTCGTGCTCCCCTCGCTGCCAGTAGACGTTCCCCTCCACATTTTTCGCCTCTGCAACCCGGTTCATGCTAGCGTCGGGATGTGCGATGATCTGCGATACCCACTCCAAGGTTGATAGGTAATCTTCGGTTTGATAGTGTGCATACATGAGTCCTCGCAGATGGCGCGGATTATCTGGATCAAATTGGTAGACCTGTTCAAACAGACGAATCGCTGTGTTCATATCCGTTCGGTAATACGCTCGCCACCCATCGGAAGAGAGTTGAGCGATTTCATGGGCGCACGGTTTCTGGAAAATACCTGGACGGTTGAAGCGGTGGGCCGCGATAGCCAGATCCGCCTCTGTCAGCGGAACCGTCTCCAGAAAGTCCGTCCACTCCCGTTCAAGTTCTGCTAGGGATTTACCGTAAACCTCCTTAAAATTCCCTGTTGGAAAGACGCGTTTAGCTTTTTCTACCCCGTACCTTTCGATGAGAAGCCGCACGAAAGACCCCGCCAAAGTATAGCTCTGCGACGAGGCTTGCGTCCAAAAACCGATCCCCATAATCTGACTCATCTTCGGCGCAATTTCCAACTGTTGCATCGCCTGACTCCACTGATGTGCCGTCAACTTTCCTTCATCCCAATCTGCAGCAACGGCGATTCCTTCGTGCAGTCCAATTTTGAGGCTTACTCTCAAAATCGGATGCCAGTCCGCCGTCAAGGCGTGCGCTAACTCATGCTTCATGACCGGATGGGGAAAATCCTCGTAGTTGATATGAAAGCCATACCCAAGTGGATCTTCAACCGATGTGCCTCGCGCTCCCATGAGTCGCTTCTTCTGTGCAGGCGATGTGTAGATATAGGATTGAACCTTCTTGGTCGGTTCTATCTGGAAATAACGGATCAACTGTGCATAGCGAAACTCATGATCTTGCGCAATCCACTCAATCTCTTTTTCAACCTTCGATCCTTTCTCGTAGTAGATTTTGAAATGTGCTGTCTCTTCCAAGCCACCTAATTTCTCTTCGATATAGCCTCGCGTCGGACGCAATCCCAACTCTCCGCGAAACAGGTAGATTAGCCCAAACAGGATTATTAACACGACGAGGCGAATTCGATGGTTCAGGTCTGCAAATTGTGGCTTGAATCGGTACAGTTTTTGCCAATAGAGGGTTGGCTCCAATCGCGTATGCCTGCCAATCTCCAAGGTGTTAATCGCAAGCGATAGGAAAATCCATGCCAATAGCAGCGTTACACCCCGTGCGATGAGTAGGGTGCCGGATATTGCGATACGCTCGTCATAGATGGGACCCGGAAAGTAGCCGAAGGTTGAGTGGTAACCGAAGATAGGTGGGTGAAAGATGAGGTTATAGGCAAGTGCCAGAAGCGTAGCAAAGATGTAAACAAGATAAGCGAGATATGCAGCCCAACGCCGCTTCAACCATAATCCGAAGAATATACCTAGCGCGGTGGCATAGGCACAACTGACGACGGGCAAGAGGAGAAAGAACGCGAACCCCTCCAAGAAATCACAATTTTTGACGCGGAAGGCATTCAATAAAATGATGATTAACGGCGCTGCAAGTAATATCAGGTTCACTCCAAGCGCGCGCCAAAAAGTCGACATAACCATCTGAGCGGCGGTGCCTCTCATCAGTTGAGTACGCTGTCTCAGGTTGCCCACACCTGTCACAGCGGTATGGCCCCCCGCAAATGAAATAGCGAAAGCAAGGACCGCACAAAATTCAAACGCAAGGAGATTAAGCAGGGGCGTATTCGCTAGAATCAACGCAAGGAGTGTCAACGCAGCGAACGAGCACCAATAAGAAAAGGACTTGAAGGTCATGTCTGTACTTAAAAAAATAAAACGTAACGCGTAATGCGTAAAATTTTTCCTTATGTATCATGCTTTAGGTATCATATTTGGAATTCAAAGCAACCTGAGGCGATTTCGGACAGATCGGGTTATTGCGGATCGCCCAAAGTAGTAGGTAGCCCCTCTGTGCCTCTATTAAACAACGGTCACGGCATACGGAGTTTGCCTACTACTATCAGCCCGGGGTATTTTAGCATAGATTGGGAGAAAGCCCAAGCAATTCTTACCTTGACAATTGGCGATAGAATCATCTAATATTTTGACACCTACAAACATGAGGAGCGGATATGGAAAGTGCTACACTTGCCGCAATCGATGTGGGATCGAACGCGATTCGGCTAAAAATTGTTGAAGTGAAAACTGATGGGACTATTGAGGCGGTATATCAACATCGGGCACCCGTTCGTCTGGGGCACGAAGTTTTCTTGACTGGGTTTCTAAACGATGAAGCAATTGAACAGGCAATCGAGGCGTTTGGTGAGTTTCGACAAGTCATTGAGGCGATGAAGGTCCACACCACA
The window above is part of the Candidatus Poribacteria bacterium genome. Proteins encoded here:
- a CDS encoding cupin domain-containing protein, which codes for MGFTVYDCRKDIRNILVTPQIRARFCRMEPGPGSLDKYHTHDLGHEIFIILSGRVEFRINGETKELGPGQMCYALADEPHSVRVLGDEPVYMYLSVTPHIQPTHTQYADDGERLPPQFRPSSDYDTETDSTTPIDALIDHHVGTARSVADMAQNSAQIQEQMAAALKQALSSGDEKAAAEIRDVMWEPLLETFKKVNEMAAEWNTLTPRAGTLRTYR
- a CDS encoding Gfo/Idh/MocA family oxidoreductase, which codes for MSTVRIGVVGCGAIAQVQHLPNLLELDDEFEVPIVCDVSPGQAEYVARRFKVPQYVTDIRDMLAADIDAVLLCHTDPKTEAAVQAFEAGKHVFIEKPICTSLQEADAMIDAMRKSGKVGQAGYMKVYEPAFEMAKREVDTMDDIKFVQTNHLHPSNELHLSHFKVKRFNDLPPAAMMERQEASRAARREAFGNLFEKAESCGIAYGLIHDLYSLRTMLGVPSAVISTEIWNDRRAITTILEYPNGARCVVSRVDLNKLWDFKQTLEIYSEAKRVILSYPTGFSRRVLTKLVVQGIDEEGNSFYKEPAIPWDSGFTRELLHLRECITQSTPSRSSLVDARDDIALIIDITKAYITRSPVYR
- a CDS encoding VOC family protein; translation: MDASLWNIGIKVEDLDAEIGFFEELGAKLLSRGSRIREDGAHPHALLEFGGTRLFLTPKPVFQEALNHPLMPGLTHAVFEVDDLDEAYQRLIALGTEVLLEPVEISTDFGSRRISFYRSPNGLVFEVMQIIESKV
- a CDS encoding phytanoyl-CoA dioxygenase family protein: MQVNPQQLLDDGYIILREVIPPGQLEELRDCFETLVERQKVIWTEERQPDDPPGGYWETAAQPRVFFDGVADETTAKAVEFCLHENTLGVSRQLMQAPEASPTLMALMCSPVRDHGPANWHRDIDPVTQAPLRGMQMDVIDNAPAYVQWNIPLYDDSVFWVVPKSHKRPNTETENDHLATKGREPIPGGMPVELNAGDGIVYIHMMLHWGSNYSPKLRRTVHLGYRSFGGPIYPLVNHFYWHPDFTTRMPQETRERFKHFYQLHEQQCDVIESTFRAILAKDAEAFRNGLVTLHPGEAWRMVCVVYLSKLVEKTHTLKQSNVANLPFEERVAAISEHQLNFYLFEDFSRRFSAEEADLLWNRFRTLYDKMQEEIDRSVPNLESRQDRLLLTDMPADFDVEDFINSW